Proteins encoded in a region of the Anas acuta chromosome 13, bAnaAcu1.1, whole genome shotgun sequence genome:
- the LOC137863829 gene encoding rho GTPase-activating protein 20-like isoform X3, translated as MKKTLLQIGLPGRTNDHHLWVISGKDEPAYPLIGHEHPFSIALNCLRDSVDQQQGTNNNTLLADGSEASFFEQLPKEKQCQFVLKPRLQVPLQLKRESLQKHTKRKKSLIDWALRRSTSTPTDSPPSQSPTTPRKLFGLSLSSVCPDGILPKPIMDMLLLLYHEGPSTRGIFRRSANAKTCKELKEKLNSGDDVQVDGESVFVAAAVITDFLRNIPDSVLSSDMHGLWMEAVDTENRAHKIEAIKSLVNQLPDANLILLRHLFGVLHHIEQNSGVNQMNAFNLALCIAPNMLWLPSPTGPEEESRSTKKVAMLVQFLIENSAEIFGGDIASLFQRSDKKESKNSEESLGIGMAQNDDSSDELEFSACDPERPKRCLVPETDAIFEQSSSLLLDEEQEDWDLFSEITACYQSKVQNNTSADSYDLLEEEGSFCSIGSIRSLSPARDRCSSEPSVCLSSQLPAQSHEPVARQSSCDATIMHSHTDCIHRLKQLQVESQKLIDEGLSPGGNKVRQNLWQSPQTSSRVKKSSLSNRSSFSSLSSTTTSPSASSLSSLDSAFSYCSESSAVSPTDGSSLPFMFGTSARLHAVSPKIAKRSPKEWHKSFTSPMPLHLCDLDSFNECEPKALDSSHFGGERKSSASVSRAAVGSPLTNTDWEKEERQLSCAGGSGPGLRSQDCAKELEQTPEPSTGSPTGEKFPPISQQQHREKAVKHIEIKSIDDCPPSQESLKRTKITFYVAPDKESCQASPVEEECSKANTSSSNSPSSSNEQSLSKSLQTVRVHIPQTVFYGQNTPLVLQSTSRRHHHEPTILSLQAERKESPRSSSTPSELESKQLEVVQAPVQSRGFNTFSHTIRIILPASIRNTVREYFKHDETKTCPMAEAEAVENELLRSRMQWLRSQPLAEVTTEECDAVAFAEETLV; from the exons ATGAAGAAGACACTTCTACAGATTGGACTTCCC GGCAGGACAAATGACCATCATCTCTGGGTGATCTCAGGAAAAGATGAGCCTGCTTACCCTCTCATTG GGCACGAGCATCCTTTCAGCATCGCATTGAACTGTCTCCGAGATTCTGTTGACCAGCAACAAGGAACCAACAATAACACCCTGCTGGCTGATGGGTCAGAAGCCTCCTTCTTTGAGCAgcttccaaaagaaaaacagtgtcaGTTTGTCCTGAAACCCAGGCTCCAAGTTCCATTGCAGCTGAAGAGAG AGTCACTGCAGAAACACACCAAGAGGAAGAAGTCATTGATTGACTGGGCCCTGCGCCGTAGCACCAGCACACCCACAGACAGCCCTCCTTCACAGTCGCCTACCACCCCACGGAAGCTCTTTGGCCTGTCTCTATCCTCTGTCTGTCCTGATGGGATCCTTCCCAAGCCAATCATG GATATGCTGCTCCTGCTGTACCATGAAGGTCCCTCCACTAGGGGCATTTTCAGACGTTCTGCCAATGCCAAGACTTGCAAGGAATTGAAAGAGAAGCTGAACTCTGGAGATGATGTCCAGGTGGATGGAGAGTCAGTCTTTGTGGCTGCAGCTGTCATCACG gATTTTCTCCGAAATATACCTGACAGTGTTCTATCCTCAGACATGCACGGACTGTGGATGGAAGCTGTGGATACAGAAAATCGGGCACATAAAATTGAAGCTATCAAAAG CCTAGTCAATCAGCTCCCAGACGCCAACCTCATCTTACTCAGACACCTCTTTGGAGTTCTTCATCACATTGAGCAGAATTCTGGTGTGAATCAGATGAATGCCTTTAACCTGGCTCTTTGTATAGCACCCAATATGCTGTGGCTACCTAGTCCCACTGGGCCTGAGGAGGAGAGCAGGTCTACAAAGAAG GTAGCTATGTTAGTGCAGTTTCTGATTGAAAACTCAGCAGAGATTTTTGGAGGTGACATTGCTTCCTTGTTTCAAAGATCAGACAAAAAGGAGTCCAAAAACTCTGAGGAATCTCTGG GCATAGGCATGGCTCAGAATGATGATTCCTCCGATGAGCTGGAATTTTCTGCTTGTGACCCAGAAAGACCAAAGCGTTGTCTGGTACCTGAAACAGATGCCATTTTTGAACAGTCTAGCAGCTTGTTACTCGATGAGGAGCAAGAAGACTGGGACTTGTTCAGTGAGATCACAGCCTGCTACCAAAGCAAAGTCCAGAATAACACCAGTGCGGATAGCTATGACCTCCTAGAAGAGGAGGGCTCTTTCTGCTCCATTGGCTCAATACGCTCACTCAGCCCAGCCAGGGACCGGTGCTCGTCAGAGCCCAGTGTCTGCCTTAGCTCCCAGCTTCCTGCTCAGAGCCATGAGCCCGTGGCTCGCCAGTCTAGCTGTGATGCAACCATCATGCACAGCCATACAGACTGCATCCACAGGCTCAAGCAACTACAGGTGGAGAGCCAGAAGTTGATTGATGAAGGCCTAAGCCCTGGGGGTAATAAGGTCAGGCAGAATTTGTGGCAGTCACCTCAGACCAGCTCTAGGGTGAAGAAATCCAGCCTGTCCAACAGGTCCAGCTTCTCTAGTCTGTCCTCCACCACCACATCCCCATCTGCCTCTTCACTTAGCTCCTTAGACAGTGCTTTCTCCTACTGCTCAGAGTCATCAGCTGTTAGTCCTACAGATGGCTCGTCCCTGCCATTCATGTTTGGCACATCTGCCAGACTTCATGCTGTGTCTCCCAAGATTGCCAAGAGATCTCCAAAAGAGTGGCACAAGTCTTTCACCTCGCCTATGCCTTTACATCTGTGTGACCTTGACAGTTTCAATGAGTGTGAACCCAAGGCTTTAGACAGCAGCCAttttgggggggagaggaaaagtTCTGCATctgtcagcagagctgcagtgggaAGCCCACTAACCAACACTGACtgggaaaaagaggagagaCAGCTGAGTTGTGCAGGGGGCTCTGGACCAGGGCTCAGAAGCCAGGATTGTGCCAAGGAGCTAGAACAAACTCCCGAGCCCTCAACTGGCAGCCCAACCGGTGAGAAATTCCCACCGATCAGccaacagcagcacagggagaaggCAGTGAAGCACATTGAAATCAAAAGCATTGATGACTGCCCTCCAAGTCAGGAAAGCCTGAAGCGCACCAAGATAACCTTTTACGTGGCCCCAGATAAAGAAAGCTGTCAGGCGTCTCCAGTGGAAGAGGAGTGTTCCAAGGcaaacaccagcagcagcaactcACCCAGTAGCAGCAATGAGCAAAGCCTGTCTAAGAGCTTGCAGACTGTGAGAGTCCATATCCCCCAGACAGTTTTCTATGGGCAGAATACCCCCCTTGTCCTGCAGTCCACCTCCAGGCGACACCACCATGAACCAACAATCCTGTCCTTACAGGCAGAGCGCAAAGAGAGTCCCCGAAGTTCCTCCACTCCCAGTGAGCTGGAGAGCAAGCAACTGGAAGTGGTGCAGGCACCAGTCCAGAGTAGGGGCTTCAACACATTCAGCCACACTATCCGTATCATCCTCCCTGCCTCCATTCGAAACACTGTCAGGGAATATTTCAAACACGATGAAACCAAGACCTGTCCCATGGCTGAGGCAGAAGCAGTGGAAAATGAACTTCTTCGGAGCAGGATGCAGTGGCTCAGGAGCCAGCCACTGGCAGAAGTGACCACAGAGGAGTGTGATGCAGTTGCATTTGCAGAAGAGACACTTGTCTAG
- the LOC137863829 gene encoding rho GTPase-activating protein 20-like isoform X2, which produces MAVCVTMTTAVNVSNVETAESVMKKTLLQIGLPGRTNDHHLWVISGKDEPAYPLIGHEHPFSIALNCLRDSVDQQQGTNNNTLLADGSEASFFEQLPKEKQCQFVLKPRLQVPLQLKRESLQKHTKRKKSLIDWALRRSTSTPTDSPPSQSPTTPRKLFGLSLSSVCPDGILPKPIMDMLLLLYHEGPSTRGIFRRSANAKTCKELKEKLNSGDDVQVDGESVFVAAAVITDFLRNIPDSVLSSDMHGLWMEAVDTENRAHKIEAIKSLVNQLPDANLILLRHLFGVLHHIEQNSGVNQMNAFNLALCIAPNMLWLPSPTGPEEESRSTKKVAMLVQFLIENSAEIFGGDIASLFQRSDKKESKNSEESLGIGMAQNDDSSDELEFSACDPERPKRCLVPETDAIFEQSSSLLLDEEQEDWDLFSEITACYQSKVQNNTSADSYDLLEEEGSFCSIGSIRSLSPARDRCSSEPSVCLSSQLPAQSHEPVARQSSCDATIMHSHTDCIHRLKQLQVESQKLIDEGLSPGGNKVRQNLWQSPQTSSRVKKSSLSNRSSFSSLSSTTTSPSASSLSSLDSAFSYCSESSAVSPTDGSSLPFMFGTSARLHAVSPKIAKRSPKEWHKSFTSPMPLHLCDLDSFNECEPKALDSSHFGGERKSSASVSRAAVGSPLTNTDWEKEERQLSCAGGSGPGLRSQDCAKELEQTPEPSTGSPTGEKFPPISQQQHREKAVKHIEIKSIDDCPPSQESLKRTKITFYVAPDKESCQASPVEEECSKANTSSSNSPSSSNEQSLSKSLQTVRVHIPQTVFYGQNTPLVLQSTSRRHHHEPTILSLQAERKESPRSSSTPSELESKQLEVVQAPVQSRGFNTFSHTIRIILPASIRNTVREYFKHDETKTCPMAEAEAVENELLRSRMQWLRSQPLAEVTTEECDAVAFAEETLV; this is translated from the exons ATGGCTGTCTGCGTTACTATG ACCACTGCAGTCAATGTGTCCAATGTGGAAACTGCAGAGAGTGTGATGAAGAAGACACTTCTACAGATTGGACTTCCC GGCAGGACAAATGACCATCATCTCTGGGTGATCTCAGGAAAAGATGAGCCTGCTTACCCTCTCATTG GGCACGAGCATCCTTTCAGCATCGCATTGAACTGTCTCCGAGATTCTGTTGACCAGCAACAAGGAACCAACAATAACACCCTGCTGGCTGATGGGTCAGAAGCCTCCTTCTTTGAGCAgcttccaaaagaaaaacagtgtcaGTTTGTCCTGAAACCCAGGCTCCAAGTTCCATTGCAGCTGAAGAGAG AGTCACTGCAGAAACACACCAAGAGGAAGAAGTCATTGATTGACTGGGCCCTGCGCCGTAGCACCAGCACACCCACAGACAGCCCTCCTTCACAGTCGCCTACCACCCCACGGAAGCTCTTTGGCCTGTCTCTATCCTCTGTCTGTCCTGATGGGATCCTTCCCAAGCCAATCATG GATATGCTGCTCCTGCTGTACCATGAAGGTCCCTCCACTAGGGGCATTTTCAGACGTTCTGCCAATGCCAAGACTTGCAAGGAATTGAAAGAGAAGCTGAACTCTGGAGATGATGTCCAGGTGGATGGAGAGTCAGTCTTTGTGGCTGCAGCTGTCATCACG gATTTTCTCCGAAATATACCTGACAGTGTTCTATCCTCAGACATGCACGGACTGTGGATGGAAGCTGTGGATACAGAAAATCGGGCACATAAAATTGAAGCTATCAAAAG CCTAGTCAATCAGCTCCCAGACGCCAACCTCATCTTACTCAGACACCTCTTTGGAGTTCTTCATCACATTGAGCAGAATTCTGGTGTGAATCAGATGAATGCCTTTAACCTGGCTCTTTGTATAGCACCCAATATGCTGTGGCTACCTAGTCCCACTGGGCCTGAGGAGGAGAGCAGGTCTACAAAGAAG GTAGCTATGTTAGTGCAGTTTCTGATTGAAAACTCAGCAGAGATTTTTGGAGGTGACATTGCTTCCTTGTTTCAAAGATCAGACAAAAAGGAGTCCAAAAACTCTGAGGAATCTCTGG GCATAGGCATGGCTCAGAATGATGATTCCTCCGATGAGCTGGAATTTTCTGCTTGTGACCCAGAAAGACCAAAGCGTTGTCTGGTACCTGAAACAGATGCCATTTTTGAACAGTCTAGCAGCTTGTTACTCGATGAGGAGCAAGAAGACTGGGACTTGTTCAGTGAGATCACAGCCTGCTACCAAAGCAAAGTCCAGAATAACACCAGTGCGGATAGCTATGACCTCCTAGAAGAGGAGGGCTCTTTCTGCTCCATTGGCTCAATACGCTCACTCAGCCCAGCCAGGGACCGGTGCTCGTCAGAGCCCAGTGTCTGCCTTAGCTCCCAGCTTCCTGCTCAGAGCCATGAGCCCGTGGCTCGCCAGTCTAGCTGTGATGCAACCATCATGCACAGCCATACAGACTGCATCCACAGGCTCAAGCAACTACAGGTGGAGAGCCAGAAGTTGATTGATGAAGGCCTAAGCCCTGGGGGTAATAAGGTCAGGCAGAATTTGTGGCAGTCACCTCAGACCAGCTCTAGGGTGAAGAAATCCAGCCTGTCCAACAGGTCCAGCTTCTCTAGTCTGTCCTCCACCACCACATCCCCATCTGCCTCTTCACTTAGCTCCTTAGACAGTGCTTTCTCCTACTGCTCAGAGTCATCAGCTGTTAGTCCTACAGATGGCTCGTCCCTGCCATTCATGTTTGGCACATCTGCCAGACTTCATGCTGTGTCTCCCAAGATTGCCAAGAGATCTCCAAAAGAGTGGCACAAGTCTTTCACCTCGCCTATGCCTTTACATCTGTGTGACCTTGACAGTTTCAATGAGTGTGAACCCAAGGCTTTAGACAGCAGCCAttttgggggggagaggaaaagtTCTGCATctgtcagcagagctgcagtgggaAGCCCACTAACCAACACTGACtgggaaaaagaggagagaCAGCTGAGTTGTGCAGGGGGCTCTGGACCAGGGCTCAGAAGCCAGGATTGTGCCAAGGAGCTAGAACAAACTCCCGAGCCCTCAACTGGCAGCCCAACCGGTGAGAAATTCCCACCGATCAGccaacagcagcacagggagaaggCAGTGAAGCACATTGAAATCAAAAGCATTGATGACTGCCCTCCAAGTCAGGAAAGCCTGAAGCGCACCAAGATAACCTTTTACGTGGCCCCAGATAAAGAAAGCTGTCAGGCGTCTCCAGTGGAAGAGGAGTGTTCCAAGGcaaacaccagcagcagcaactcACCCAGTAGCAGCAATGAGCAAAGCCTGTCTAAGAGCTTGCAGACTGTGAGAGTCCATATCCCCCAGACAGTTTTCTATGGGCAGAATACCCCCCTTGTCCTGCAGTCCACCTCCAGGCGACACCACCATGAACCAACAATCCTGTCCTTACAGGCAGAGCGCAAAGAGAGTCCCCGAAGTTCCTCCACTCCCAGTGAGCTGGAGAGCAAGCAACTGGAAGTGGTGCAGGCACCAGTCCAGAGTAGGGGCTTCAACACATTCAGCCACACTATCCGTATCATCCTCCCTGCCTCCATTCGAAACACTGTCAGGGAATATTTCAAACACGATGAAACCAAGACCTGTCCCATGGCTGAGGCAGAAGCAGTGGAAAATGAACTTCTTCGGAGCAGGATGCAGTGGCTCAGGAGCCAGCCACTGGCAGAAGTGACCACAGAGGAGTGTGATGCAGTTGCATTTGCAGAAGAGACACTTGTCTAG
- the LOC137863831 gene encoding adrenodoxin-like isoform X2 yields MTVLQTIFITLNLAGLATKDSPGDTKQHPSSMIAQGILGFMRPLCSGLNVSKTRFIFLCGMTEQNCMPAKQVSRRGFSSTCKLQGAPRESSSADQVTVHFINRDGERLTTTAKEGESLLEVVVNQNLAIDGFGACEGTLACSTCHLIFEKDTFQKLDAISDEEMDMLDLAYGLTETSRLGCQVRIKKSMDGLTVQVPMEVSDIRRQLEVGKQSKQ; encoded by the exons ATGACTGTCCTGCAAA ccaTATTTATAACTCTTAATCTAGCTGGCCTTGCAACAAAAGACAGCCCAGGAGACACGAAGCAACACCCAAGTAGCATGATAGCTCAAGGCATCTTGGGGTTCATGCGACCCCTGTGCAGTGGACTGAATGTGAGCAAAACTcgctttatttttctctgtgggaTGACAGAACAGAATTGTATGCCCGCAAAGCAGGTGTCAAGAAGGGGTTTCAGCTCAACATGCAAGCTCCAGGGTGCCCCCAGGGAGTCAAG ctcTGCAGACCAGGTGACAGTGCATTTTATAAATCGGGATGGAGAGCGACTTACAACCACAGCTAAAGAAGGGGAGAGTTTGCTAGAAGTGGTAGTCAATCAAAACTTGGCCATTGATGGATTTG GTGCATGTGAAGGGACATTAGCCTGCTCCACCTGTCACCTCATCTTTGAGAAGGATACCTTTCAAAAGCTGGATGCCATCTCAGATGAAGAGATGGACATGCTGGACTTGGCATATGGACTCACTGAGAC atctCGCCTTGGTTGCCAGGTGCGCATTAAGAAGTCGATGGATGGTCTGACAGTGCAGGTCCCCATGGAGGTATCAGACAtcaggaggcagctggaggtcggaaagcaaagcaaacagtaa
- the LOC137863829 gene encoding rho GTPase-activating protein 20-like isoform X1: protein MKPIVQRRRSTPSAITKALSKSKYHSRETTLSSSHSDNGLPSWMFSSPGSTFILDERVQLTVGLQTQERHLILFSDMLIIAKSKSSASLKLKKQVHLSEVWTGTCLSEVTEKKMSPENSFVIGWPIINYVVTFSSADVKERWLSALLWHISEIKQNEYLKNLTLQIFVLDADSCSSTTAVNVSNVETAESVMKKTLLQIGLPGRTNDHHLWVISGKDEPAYPLIGHEHPFSIALNCLRDSVDQQQGTNNNTLLADGSEASFFEQLPKEKQCQFVLKPRLQVPLQLKRESLQKHTKRKKSLIDWALRRSTSTPTDSPPSQSPTTPRKLFGLSLSSVCPDGILPKPIMDMLLLLYHEGPSTRGIFRRSANAKTCKELKEKLNSGDDVQVDGESVFVAAAVITDFLRNIPDSVLSSDMHGLWMEAVDTENRAHKIEAIKSLVNQLPDANLILLRHLFGVLHHIEQNSGVNQMNAFNLALCIAPNMLWLPSPTGPEEESRSTKKVAMLVQFLIENSAEIFGGDIASLFQRSDKKESKNSEESLGIGMAQNDDSSDELEFSACDPERPKRCLVPETDAIFEQSSSLLLDEEQEDWDLFSEITACYQSKVQNNTSADSYDLLEEEGSFCSIGSIRSLSPARDRCSSEPSVCLSSQLPAQSHEPVARQSSCDATIMHSHTDCIHRLKQLQVESQKLIDEGLSPGGNKVRQNLWQSPQTSSRVKKSSLSNRSSFSSLSSTTTSPSASSLSSLDSAFSYCSESSAVSPTDGSSLPFMFGTSARLHAVSPKIAKRSPKEWHKSFTSPMPLHLCDLDSFNECEPKALDSSHFGGERKSSASVSRAAVGSPLTNTDWEKEERQLSCAGGSGPGLRSQDCAKELEQTPEPSTGSPTGEKFPPISQQQHREKAVKHIEIKSIDDCPPSQESLKRTKITFYVAPDKESCQASPVEEECSKANTSSSNSPSSSNEQSLSKSLQTVRVHIPQTVFYGQNTPLVLQSTSRRHHHEPTILSLQAERKESPRSSSTPSELESKQLEVVQAPVQSRGFNTFSHTIRIILPASIRNTVREYFKHDETKTCPMAEAEAVENELLRSRMQWLRSQPLAEVTTEECDAVAFAEETLV from the exons GGAAACTaccctctcctcttcccattCAGACAATGGGCTGCCAAGTTGGATGTTCAGCAGCCCAGGCTCCACTTTCATCCTGGATGAGCGAGTACAGCTAACTGTGGGCTTACAGACCCAGGAGAGGCATTTGATCTTGTTCAGTGACATGCTGATCATCGCCAAGTCCAA GTCTTCTGCCAGCCTGAAGCTGAAAAAGCAGGTACATCTGAGTGAAGTGTGGACTGGCACCTGTCTCAGTGAAGTGACAGAGAAAAAGATGAGTCCTGAGAATTCGTTTGTCATCGGCTGGCCTATCATCAACTATGTTGTCACCTTCAG CTCAGCTGACGTGAAGGAACGATGGCTGTCTGCGTTACTATG GCATATCAGTGAGATAAAACAGAATGAATATCTGAAGAATCTAACCCTTCAAATCTTTGTGCTGGATGCTGATAGCTGTTCTTCT ACCACTGCAGTCAATGTGTCCAATGTGGAAACTGCAGAGAGTGTGATGAAGAAGACACTTCTACAGATTGGACTTCCC GGCAGGACAAATGACCATCATCTCTGGGTGATCTCAGGAAAAGATGAGCCTGCTTACCCTCTCATTG GGCACGAGCATCCTTTCAGCATCGCATTGAACTGTCTCCGAGATTCTGTTGACCAGCAACAAGGAACCAACAATAACACCCTGCTGGCTGATGGGTCAGAAGCCTCCTTCTTTGAGCAgcttccaaaagaaaaacagtgtcaGTTTGTCCTGAAACCCAGGCTCCAAGTTCCATTGCAGCTGAAGAGAG AGTCACTGCAGAAACACACCAAGAGGAAGAAGTCATTGATTGACTGGGCCCTGCGCCGTAGCACCAGCACACCCACAGACAGCCCTCCTTCACAGTCGCCTACCACCCCACGGAAGCTCTTTGGCCTGTCTCTATCCTCTGTCTGTCCTGATGGGATCCTTCCCAAGCCAATCATG GATATGCTGCTCCTGCTGTACCATGAAGGTCCCTCCACTAGGGGCATTTTCAGACGTTCTGCCAATGCCAAGACTTGCAAGGAATTGAAAGAGAAGCTGAACTCTGGAGATGATGTCCAGGTGGATGGAGAGTCAGTCTTTGTGGCTGCAGCTGTCATCACG gATTTTCTCCGAAATATACCTGACAGTGTTCTATCCTCAGACATGCACGGACTGTGGATGGAAGCTGTGGATACAGAAAATCGGGCACATAAAATTGAAGCTATCAAAAG CCTAGTCAATCAGCTCCCAGACGCCAACCTCATCTTACTCAGACACCTCTTTGGAGTTCTTCATCACATTGAGCAGAATTCTGGTGTGAATCAGATGAATGCCTTTAACCTGGCTCTTTGTATAGCACCCAATATGCTGTGGCTACCTAGTCCCACTGGGCCTGAGGAGGAGAGCAGGTCTACAAAGAAG GTAGCTATGTTAGTGCAGTTTCTGATTGAAAACTCAGCAGAGATTTTTGGAGGTGACATTGCTTCCTTGTTTCAAAGATCAGACAAAAAGGAGTCCAAAAACTCTGAGGAATCTCTGG GCATAGGCATGGCTCAGAATGATGATTCCTCCGATGAGCTGGAATTTTCTGCTTGTGACCCAGAAAGACCAAAGCGTTGTCTGGTACCTGAAACAGATGCCATTTTTGAACAGTCTAGCAGCTTGTTACTCGATGAGGAGCAAGAAGACTGGGACTTGTTCAGTGAGATCACAGCCTGCTACCAAAGCAAAGTCCAGAATAACACCAGTGCGGATAGCTATGACCTCCTAGAAGAGGAGGGCTCTTTCTGCTCCATTGGCTCAATACGCTCACTCAGCCCAGCCAGGGACCGGTGCTCGTCAGAGCCCAGTGTCTGCCTTAGCTCCCAGCTTCCTGCTCAGAGCCATGAGCCCGTGGCTCGCCAGTCTAGCTGTGATGCAACCATCATGCACAGCCATACAGACTGCATCCACAGGCTCAAGCAACTACAGGTGGAGAGCCAGAAGTTGATTGATGAAGGCCTAAGCCCTGGGGGTAATAAGGTCAGGCAGAATTTGTGGCAGTCACCTCAGACCAGCTCTAGGGTGAAGAAATCCAGCCTGTCCAACAGGTCCAGCTTCTCTAGTCTGTCCTCCACCACCACATCCCCATCTGCCTCTTCACTTAGCTCCTTAGACAGTGCTTTCTCCTACTGCTCAGAGTCATCAGCTGTTAGTCCTACAGATGGCTCGTCCCTGCCATTCATGTTTGGCACATCTGCCAGACTTCATGCTGTGTCTCCCAAGATTGCCAAGAGATCTCCAAAAGAGTGGCACAAGTCTTTCACCTCGCCTATGCCTTTACATCTGTGTGACCTTGACAGTTTCAATGAGTGTGAACCCAAGGCTTTAGACAGCAGCCAttttgggggggagaggaaaagtTCTGCATctgtcagcagagctgcagtgggaAGCCCACTAACCAACACTGACtgggaaaaagaggagagaCAGCTGAGTTGTGCAGGGGGCTCTGGACCAGGGCTCAGAAGCCAGGATTGTGCCAAGGAGCTAGAACAAACTCCCGAGCCCTCAACTGGCAGCCCAACCGGTGAGAAATTCCCACCGATCAGccaacagcagcacagggagaaggCAGTGAAGCACATTGAAATCAAAAGCATTGATGACTGCCCTCCAAGTCAGGAAAGCCTGAAGCGCACCAAGATAACCTTTTACGTGGCCCCAGATAAAGAAAGCTGTCAGGCGTCTCCAGTGGAAGAGGAGTGTTCCAAGGcaaacaccagcagcagcaactcACCCAGTAGCAGCAATGAGCAAAGCCTGTCTAAGAGCTTGCAGACTGTGAGAGTCCATATCCCCCAGACAGTTTTCTATGGGCAGAATACCCCCCTTGTCCTGCAGTCCACCTCCAGGCGACACCACCATGAACCAACAATCCTGTCCTTACAGGCAGAGCGCAAAGAGAGTCCCCGAAGTTCCTCCACTCCCAGTGAGCTGGAGAGCAAGCAACTGGAAGTGGTGCAGGCACCAGTCCAGAGTAGGGGCTTCAACACATTCAGCCACACTATCCGTATCATCCTCCCTGCCTCCATTCGAAACACTGTCAGGGAATATTTCAAACACGATGAAACCAAGACCTGTCCCATGGCTGAGGCAGAAGCAGTGGAAAATGAACTTCTTCGGAGCAGGATGCAGTGGCTCAGGAGCCAGCCACTGGCAGAAGTGACCACAGAGGAGTGTGATGCAGTTGCATTTGCAGAAGAGACACTTGTCTAG
- the LOC137863831 gene encoding adrenodoxin-like isoform X1 — MIAQGILGFMRPLCSGLNVSKTRFIFLCGMTEQNCMPAKQVSRRGFSSTCKLQGAPRESSSADQVTVHFINRDGERLTTTAKEGESLLEVVVNQNLAIDGFGACEGTLACSTCHLIFEKDTFQKLDAISDEEMDMLDLAYGLTETSRLGCQVRIKKSMDGLTVQVPMEVSDIRRQLEVGKQSKQ; from the exons ATGATAGCTCAAGGCATCTTGGGGTTCATGCGACCCCTGTGCAGTGGACTGAATGTGAGCAAAACTcgctttatttttctctgtgggaTGACAGAACAGAATTGTATGCCCGCAAAGCAGGTGTCAAGAAGGGGTTTCAGCTCAACATGCAAGCTCCAGGGTGCCCCCAGGGAGTCAAG ctcTGCAGACCAGGTGACAGTGCATTTTATAAATCGGGATGGAGAGCGACTTACAACCACAGCTAAAGAAGGGGAGAGTTTGCTAGAAGTGGTAGTCAATCAAAACTTGGCCATTGATGGATTTG GTGCATGTGAAGGGACATTAGCCTGCTCCACCTGTCACCTCATCTTTGAGAAGGATACCTTTCAAAAGCTGGATGCCATCTCAGATGAAGAGATGGACATGCTGGACTTGGCATATGGACTCACTGAGAC atctCGCCTTGGTTGCCAGGTGCGCATTAAGAAGTCGATGGATGGTCTGACAGTGCAGGTCCCCATGGAGGTATCAGACAtcaggaggcagctggaggtcggaaagcaaagcaaacagtaa